CCCATGATTTAGTGGTGCTTGATACCATTGGTGAATTGGGAAAGGTTTATAGTATTGGCGATATCATTTATGTTGGGGGAAGTTTAGTAGCACATGGGGGGCACAATATTTTAGAACCGGCTGCTCATGGCAAACCGATTATTGTCGGTCCTAATATGTTCAATTTTAAAGAGACACATGCACTTTTTTCCGGTAGGAAAGCTTGTATTACTGTAAAAACAGTAGAACAATTGACGCAAACTGTCCTTAATTTATTGCATGATGAAGACTTGCGCAACAATATGCAAAATGAAACATTGCAAATAGTAAGAGAAAACCAAGGGGCAGCTAGACGTAGTGCATTATATTTAAGAGAAATGTTAGAGCAGTGCCAAGCAAATCGTACTAAAAAACAAGTCAGGGTTCAATTGGTGGAAAATTTCCAAATGTCGTTATACAAAATGGTACATGGTGAAGAAAAAGGAATTATTTCGAATTTTTTCTTGTTGGTATTGTATCTTTTTTCATATATTTATCGCCATTTATTAAAGTTAAAATTGTTTTTATATAAAACTAATATCATAAAACAACATAAGCTTGATTGTCATGTAATCAGTTTAGGCAACATTACGGTAGGGGGTACCGGTAAAACTCCAACCGCGCAAATTTTAGCAAAAGCTATCAGTAATATGGGCTATAAAGTTGCTATTTTAAACAGAGGTTATCGAGCAAAATGGAAAGGTAAAGTCGGTGTTGTTTCTGACGGCAAAAAGATTTATATGACCGCGGTAGAAGCAGGGGATGAAGCCTTTTTATTAGCTAAAAGATTGCCAAAGGTACCGGTAATTATTGGTGCTGATCGCGCTATTACCGGAAAATATGCCGTTAAAAAATTAGGGGCAGAAGTTGTAATCTTAGATGATGGTTATCAACATTGGCAATTACAACGAGACATTGATATCTTGTTGATTGATGCCATCAATGTCTTTGGTAATAATTATATTTTACCGCGTGGCACCTTGCGGGAGCCGCTAGAGCATTTAGATAGAGCAGATGTATGTTTACTGACGAAGGTTGATCAATCCAGTAGCGATATTATTGACAATATTAAACATACAATTAATAAACACAACAAAAAGGCGTTAATTATTGAAAGTTCTCATAGTCCGAAATGTTTTATTGAAATTACTAATTGGTATAAAAATATCTCTAACAGTAATTTACCGCTCAATAGTATGGCTAACAAGAAAATAACGGCTGTTTCAGCGATTGGTAATCCGGCTTCATTTGAGAAAACACTAGAAGATATTAATGCGCAGCTTGCTTATAGTATTAGATTTCCGGATCACCATGAATATACAATGGCAGAAATGCAAAGTGTAATGGATCAAGCAGTGGAACATAATTCCGAGGCCATTGTTATTACAGATAAAGATGCGGTTAAAATTCCGGCAGAATTTATCCATTCTGAAAGGGCTTTGCCGGTATATGTATTAAGTATTGAAGTTGAATTTTTAAATAATTATCATGAATTAATGGGACTTATTAAAAATAGACTAAAAAAGACTAAGTCCATACGGAGGTAAAGATGAAAATACTATGTGTTATTCCGGCTCGTTATGCCTCGACTAGATTGCCGGGCAAACCGTTAGCTGATATCGTCGGCAAACCAATGATTCAACATGTCTATGAAAGATCAGCTCAAGCGACAATTCCGCAACAAGTGGTTGTGGCGACTGATGATGAAAAAGTTTTCCAAGCGGTGCAACAATTTGGCGGTAAGGTCGTAATGACTTCAAGTGAGCATCAGACCGGAACAGATCGGCTAGCGGAGGTCGCAAGCAAATATGCTGAGGTTGATGTAATAATTAATGTACAAGGTGATGAACCGTTAATAGATCCCAAAGTGATTGATGAGTTAGCACAAGAATTTTTAAATGATACAGCCTTACAGATGGCTTCTGTTATGAGTATAATGGATACTGAAGATTATCAAAATCCCAATGCGGTAAAAGTTGTTACTGACCTTAATAATAATGCGCTTTATTTTTCGCGCTCCTTATTGCCTTATCCACGAGTTGCAGGTAAAGCCAATGTTTATAAACATATTGGTATTTATGCTTATAAAAAAGATTTCTTGCTGAAATTTGCCAAGTTAGAGCCGACACCGTTAGAACAAAGTGAATCGTTAGAGCAATTAAGAGCATTAGAAAATGGTTATAAAATAAAAATGATAAAAACAAAATCCAAGTTTATTGGTGTTGATAGTATCGAAGATTTACAAACAGTAAATGAATTATTAAGAAAATAGAGGTGAAAATAATGAAAACAGTTAATGTTGGTAATATAAAAATTGGTGGCAATCAGCCGTTAGCGTTATTGGCAGGACCATGCGTATTAGAAGGCTTTGAACGTAGTTTGAAAATTGGTAAGGCTATTAAGGAAATAACCCAAAGATTAGGAATTCCTTATGTTTTTAAAGCGTCTTTTGACAAAGCAAATCGCTCTTCATATAGTTCCTTTAGAGGTCCGGGGATAACAGAAGGCTTAAAAATGTTGCAAGCTATCAAAGATGAATTACAAGTGCCGATTGTTAGCGATATCCACTGTATCACTCAAGTCGAAGCAGCGGCAGAGGTACTGGACATTTTGCAAATTCCAGCATTTTTATCACGCCAAACTGATTTGCTGTATCAAGCGGCAAAAACCGGTAAAACCGTTAATGTGAAAAAAGGGCAATTTTTATCACCGGCAGAAATGAAAAATGCTGTAGTAAAAATGGAAGAAGCGGGCAATGAAAATTTGATGTTAACTGAGCGGGGAGCTAGCTTTGGTTATAATAATTTAGTAGTAGATATGAGAAGTTTCCCAATTATGAGATCATTTGGCTATCCGGTTGTCTTTGATGCGACTCATAGCGTTCAATTGCCGGGTGGGGCGGGTACAGCTTCGGCCGGACAAAGAGAGTATGTGGAATATTTAACAAGAGGTGCTGTGGCGGTAGGTGTTGATGCTTTATTTATGGAAATACATGATAATCCACCGGAGGCCTTATGCGATGGTGCTAATATGTTATATGTTGACCAATTGGAAGACTTATTGAAAGATGTTTTAGCTATTGACGCTATTGTAAAAAAACGTAAATAACTATACAATAAAAACAACATTAATGATTTTGTCAAAAATCTTTAAGTACAGAAGTAAGTGAGGCAAAATAAATGATTATTGAACAAGCTCAAAAAGTATTAGCCGTTGAAGCGCAAGCTATCGAACGGCTTATTCCACGTATAGATGAACATTTTATTAAGGCGATTGAATTATTACTGGACTGTAAGGGTCGTGTTATTGTAACTGGAATGGGAAAATCAGGATTAGTAGGCAAGAAAATTGCCGCGACCTTAGCCAGTACCGGCACGCCTTCATTTTTCTTGCATCCGGCAGAGGGGATTCATGGCGATCTAGGGATGGTAACAGCTGATGATGTGGTAATTTCATTGTCTAATAGTGGTGAAACAACGGAGGTTGTCAGCATTTTACCAATTATTAAAAGAATTGGTGCAAGTATTATTGCGATGTGTGGTAATAGCCAAAGTACAATGGCGCTTAATGCCGATGTTTTTATTGATGTTAGTGTGGCGGAAGAGGCTTGCCCACTAGGATTAG
This genomic stretch from Negativicutes bacterium harbors:
- the lpxK gene encoding tetraacyldisaccharide 4'-kinase; its protein translation is HDLVVLDTIGELGKVYSIGDIIYVGGSLVAHGGHNILEPAAHGKPIIVGPNMFNFKETHALFSGRKACITVKTVEQLTQTVLNLLHDEDLRNNMQNETLQIVRENQGAARRSALYLREMLEQCQANRTKKQVRVQLVENFQMSLYKMVHGEEKGIISNFFLLVLYLFSYIYRHLLKLKLFLYKTNIIKQHKLDCHVISLGNITVGGTGKTPTAQILAKAISNMGYKVAILNRGYRAKWKGKVGVVSDGKKIYMTAVEAGDEAFLLAKRLPKVPVIIGADRAITGKYAVKKLGAEVVILDDGYQHWQLQRDIDILLIDAINVFGNNYILPRGTLREPLEHLDRADVCLLTKVDQSSSDIIDNIKHTINKHNKKALIIESSHSPKCFIEITNWYKNISNSNLPLNSMANKKITAVSAIGNPASFEKTLEDINAQLAYSIRFPDHHEYTMAEMQSVMDQAVEHNSEAIVITDKDAVKIPAEFIHSERALPVYVLSIEVEFLNNYHELMGLIKNRLKKTKSIRR
- the kdsB gene encoding 3-deoxy-manno-octulosonate cytidylyltransferase, coding for MKILCVIPARYASTRLPGKPLADIVGKPMIQHVYERSAQATIPQQVVVATDDEKVFQAVQQFGGKVVMTSSEHQTGTDRLAEVASKYAEVDVIINVQGDEPLIDPKVIDELAQEFLNDTALQMASVMSIMDTEDYQNPNAVKVVTDLNNNALYFSRSLLPYPRVAGKANVYKHIGIYAYKKDFLLKFAKLEPTPLEQSESLEQLRALENGYKIKMIKTKSKFIGVDSIEDLQTVNELLRK
- the kdsA gene encoding 3-deoxy-8-phosphooctulonate synthase, encoding MKTVNVGNIKIGGNQPLALLAGPCVLEGFERSLKIGKAIKEITQRLGIPYVFKASFDKANRSSYSSFRGPGITEGLKMLQAIKDELQVPIVSDIHCITQVEAAAEVLDILQIPAFLSRQTDLLYQAAKTGKTVNVKKGQFLSPAEMKNAVVKMEEAGNENLMLTERGASFGYNNLVVDMRSFPIMRSFGYPVVFDATHSVQLPGGAGTASAGQREYVEYLTRGAVAVGVDALFMEIHDNPPEALCDGANMLYVDQLEDLLKDVLAIDAIVKKRK